A stretch of Vibrio aphrogenes DNA encodes these proteins:
- a CDS encoding CreA family protein — MIKKLAIVSAMTLSLSACDQNEVGDVSLGIFTTKDIKIEVLTDPVVTGVTCHISNVEANLDFADPSDMGISCRQTGEITPDMIAQIDKSKSGEVVFKKSKSVLFKTLKIRRIYDEGSQTLLYLSYSTKEIEGSYKHSLSTVPLWGTKAYKTPEQIAADKAVAQTNS; from the coding sequence ATGATAAAAAAACTCGCCATCGTATCCGCTATGACTCTGTCGTTATCTGCTTGTGACCAAAATGAAGTGGGTGATGTCTCCTTAGGGATATTTACAACCAAAGACATTAAAATTGAAGTCTTGACCGATCCTGTTGTGACGGGGGTGACTTGTCATATCTCCAACGTTGAAGCAAACCTTGATTTCGCCGACCCTTCTGACATGGGGATTTCATGTCGTCAAACCGGTGAAATCACACCTGATATGATTGCTCAAATTGATAAATCAAAATCGGGTGAAGTTGTCTTTAAAAAATCAAAAAGTGTCTTATTCAAAACACTAAAAATTCGTCGTATTTATGATGAAGGCTCACAAACCCTACTCTACCTTTCTTATAGCACTAAAGAGATAGAAGGCAGCTACAAACACAGCTTATCTACCGTTCCATTGTGGGGAACGAAAGCCTATAAAACTCCAGAGCAAATTGCCGCCGATAAAGCGGTCGCACAAACTAATAGCTAA
- a CDS encoding S1 family peptidase: MELKNKWVLCLSVTSVSLSSILLSPQSFAGESPSITPFIINGLPQSTQTYPYMALLIRNNLDLAEPYIESFCGGTLLNEQYVLTAAHCVFTQDPSDFQKLAVALNVDDITQDAFIQENVFDADAVYYPDEYTNSANFASDIAIIKLKQPVSANVVPYYDYVTLSDNDNYRVEGQALTVLGYGKTGPDATSSNTLQAAQVEYVESSQCNQAFDLTLTDYQICVKGEVANNLQTGACGGDSGGPLIYVEDGTAYQAGIVSFGPKECGTTDIAVQSVYTAVNGYHDWIADVLNGTIDPQYTPQAQPETTEVSAQSGSSGGSLGGITLAVLLMLGWIRKKRYL, encoded by the coding sequence ATGGAATTAAAAAATAAGTGGGTTTTATGCCTTTCTGTTACCTCAGTATCACTGAGCTCGATCTTGCTGTCTCCCCAGTCTTTTGCCGGTGAGTCGCCAAGTATCACGCCTTTTATTATTAACGGATTACCGCAAAGTACCCAGACCTATCCTTACATGGCCTTATTGATAAGAAATAACCTAGATTTGGCCGAACCGTATATAGAATCTTTCTGTGGTGGAACGTTGCTCAATGAACAATATGTATTAACAGCAGCGCATTGTGTGTTCACACAAGACCCGAGTGATTTTCAAAAATTAGCAGTCGCTTTGAACGTGGATGACATTACTCAAGATGCGTTTATTCAAGAGAATGTGTTTGATGCTGATGCCGTTTATTACCCCGATGAATACACAAATAGTGCTAATTTTGCCTCGGATATTGCCATCATTAAGCTCAAACAGCCCGTTAGTGCTAATGTTGTTCCTTATTATGATTATGTCACCTTAAGTGATAACGACAATTATCGAGTAGAAGGGCAAGCATTGACGGTGTTAGGTTATGGAAAAACTGGCCCAGATGCGACCTCTTCCAATACCTTACAAGCCGCTCAAGTGGAGTATGTTGAGTCGTCACAATGTAATCAAGCTTTTGATTTAACGCTCACCGACTACCAAATATGCGTTAAAGGGGAAGTGGCAAATAATTTACAGACCGGCGCGTGTGGTGGCGATTCCGGTGGCCCACTCATCTATGTGGAAGATGGTACAGCTTACCAAGCAGGGATCGTCAGCTTTGGCCCCAAGGAATGCGGTACGACAGATATAGCGGTGCAAAGTGTTTATACCGCGGTGAATGGTTACCATGATTGGATAGCCGATGTGCTCAATGGCACTATTGACCCACAATATACTCCTCAAGCACAACCTGAGACAACAGAAGTGAGTGCACAATCTGGTTCTAGTGGTGGCAGTTTAGGCGGGATAACTTTAGCCGTATTGCTTATGCTTGGCTGGATTCGTAAAAAGCGTTATCTGTAA
- a CDS encoding thiol:disulfide interchange protein DsbA/DsbL, translating into MLKQFKAITLITLTALFLSACSDNGTPKKGEQYQQLPTPLTQPDIKPVTEVFSLTCGHCRNMEAVIPELEKLTHQSIAKVHVTFNQQAQVSALIYYAAVMQLNHKPDEAMMKDLFAAVQLGEGATMTQQQQAIEQAFTSRRMISPYHFDALQQKALFSYLDQAMDISKQGNFSAVPTFVVNGKYEVLISKHKDIKDIANTINYLLKQP; encoded by the coding sequence ATGCTAAAACAATTTAAAGCCATCACCTTAATTACTTTAACTGCTCTATTCCTCTCCGCCTGTTCAGACAATGGAACACCTAAAAAAGGTGAACAATATCAACAACTCCCGACTCCACTCACCCAACCTGATATTAAACCGGTCACAGAAGTGTTTTCATTAACCTGTGGACACTGTCGAAATATGGAAGCGGTCATTCCCGAACTAGAAAAGTTAACTCATCAATCAATTGCTAAAGTTCATGTGACTTTCAATCAACAAGCGCAAGTGTCTGCATTGATTTACTACGCGGCGGTGATGCAATTGAACCACAAGCCTGATGAAGCCATGATGAAAGACTTATTTGCTGCGGTACAGCTCGGTGAAGGTGCAACAATGACACAGCAACAACAAGCCATTGAGCAAGCTTTCACCTCAAGACGCATGATCAGCCCTTACCATTTTGATGCGTTACAACAAAAAGCGCTATTTAGCTATTTAGATCAAGCAATGGATATCAGCAAGCAAGGCAATTTCAGTGCCGTACCAACCTTTGTGGTAAATGGCAAATATGAAGTCCTTATCAGCAAGCATAAAGATATTAAAGACATCGCTAACACCATTAACTACTTATTAAAACAACCATAA
- a CDS encoding FKBP-type peptidyl-prolyl cis-trans isomerase: MKVLIPVIILLLVAFLVYRNINNQKIASVNIQKGQQFLTENSQREGVKTTASGLQYLILKEGTGDVHPSATSQVLVHYQGTLLDGTEFDSSYKRNEPISFKLNQVIKGWQEGLQLMVEGEKVRLFIPYDIAYGKSGSGPIPPGATLIFDVELLKVD, from the coding sequence TTGAAAGTATTAATTCCTGTCATTATATTGTTATTGGTGGCTTTTTTAGTCTATCGCAACATTAACAATCAAAAAATTGCTTCTGTGAATATCCAAAAAGGCCAACAGTTTCTTACTGAGAATAGTCAAAGAGAAGGCGTGAAAACCACGGCCAGTGGTCTGCAATACTTGATATTGAAAGAAGGTACCGGAGACGTTCATCCAAGTGCCACCAGCCAAGTATTGGTGCATTATCAAGGCACCTTACTCGATGGTACTGAATTTGATAGTTCATATAAACGTAATGAGCCTATCAGCTTCAAATTAAATCAAGTGATCAAAGGTTGGCAAGAAGGACTACAACTGATGGTGGAAGGTGAAAAAGTCCGTTTGTTCATTCCGTACGACATCGCTTATGGGAAATCAGGCTCTGGCCCTATTCCTCCTGGTGCTACGCTCATTTTTGATGTTGAATTGCTCAAAGTCGACTAA
- a CDS encoding beta-phosphoglucomutase family hydrolase, giving the protein MAVDVSSYKGLIFDMDGTLIDTMPSHLHAWKQTAEQYQFPFDQEWIHSMGGMPTQKVAMQLKSRYHIDIDPQQVADTKTSLFSHLIEDGSIIQCTFDVLKQCYGKKKLAIGTGSNQANAIKLLDYNGILPLLDAVVTAADVDNHKPNPDTFLLAAEKLGLEPSECVVFEDTEIGRQAALAAGMDCIMVKDGKLFA; this is encoded by the coding sequence ATGGCAGTAGATGTTTCTAGTTATAAAGGACTTATTTTTGATATGGATGGTACATTAATTGATACCATGCCATCACATCTACATGCATGGAAGCAAACCGCGGAACAGTATCAGTTTCCTTTTGATCAAGAATGGATCCACAGCATGGGTGGCATGCCAACGCAAAAGGTCGCAATGCAATTGAAATCAAGATATCACATTGATATCGATCCACAACAAGTTGCCGATACGAAAACCAGTTTATTTAGCCATTTAATTGAAGATGGCAGCATTATTCAATGTACTTTTGATGTGTTGAAGCAGTGCTATGGTAAGAAAAAACTAGCGATAGGTACTGGCAGTAATCAGGCTAATGCCATTAAATTATTAGATTACAACGGCATTTTACCTTTGCTTGATGCTGTCGTGACTGCGGCTGATGTCGATAATCATAAACCAAACCCGGATACCTTTTTGCTGGCAGCAGAAAAACTCGGACTTGAGCCAAGTGAATGCGTTGTTTTTGAAGATACAGAAATTGGGCGACAGGCTGCACTGGCTGCCGGAATGGATTGTATTATGGTGAAAGATGGGAAGTTGTTTGCTTGA